In the genome of Monodelphis domestica isolate mMonDom1 chromosome 2, mMonDom1.pri, whole genome shotgun sequence, one region contains:
- the DNPH1 gene encoding 2'-deoxynucleoside 5'-phosphate N-hydrolase 1, with protein MAAAAASGRERERGGERGPGAEPREPGEPGGPGRRALYFCGSIRGGRQDRALYGRIVSRLRRFGAVLTEHVAAAELGARGEEAAGGDRLIHERDLAWLQQADVVVAEVTQPSLGVGYELGRAVALNKRILCLFRPQSGRVLSAMIRGAADGTRFQVWDYEENEVETLLDRYFETDPPEPGAASPSSTLTS; from the exons ATGGCGGCGGCAGCGGCTTCCGGGCGGGAGCGGGAGCGGGGTGGAGAGCGCGGCCCTGGAGCGGAGCCGCGGGAGCCCGGGGAGCCGGGGGGGCCAGGCCGGCGGGCCCTCTACTTCTGCGGGAGCATCCGAGGAGGGAGGCAGGACCGGGCCCTCTATGGGCGCATCGTGTCAAGACTGCGGCGCTTCGGGGCGGTGCTCACCGAGCACGTGGCGGCCGCCGAGCTGGGCGCGCGTG GAGAAGAGGCAGCAGGAGGTGACAGGCTTATTCATGAGCGGGACTTGGCTTGGTTGCAGCAGGCAGATG TGGTTGTGGCTGAGGTGACCCAGCCTTCCTTGGGTGTTGGCTATGAGCTGGGCCGGGCTGTGGCCCTCAACAAGAGAATTCTATGCCTATTTCGCCCTCAGTCTGGCCGAG TTCTGTCAGCCATGATCCGAGGTGCAGCTGATGGAACACGATTCCAGGTGTGGGACTATGAAGAGAATGAAGTAGAGACACTGTTGGACCGGTACTTTGAGACCGATCCTCCCGAGCCTGGAGCTGCCTCCCCCTCTTCAACTCTTACTTCTTGA